The DNA sequence TGACTCCTCTTAAACCAGGTTCAGCAACAAAAGCATTACCAGGAATAGATGCTGATGTTGTGGATGATGAGGGAAATCCAGTTCCACTGGGAAAAGGAGGTTTACTGGTAATTAAAAAACCGTGGCCTTCGATGTTCAGAACTCTGTATAAAGATGAGGAAAGGTATGTAAATGCCTACTGGAACGAAATTCCAGGATGCATATATGCAGCAGGAGATATAGCCAGAAAAGACGAAGACGGCTACTTCTGGATACAGGGGAGATCAGATGATGTCCTAAAGATAGCAGGACATAGAATTGGTACTTCTGAAGTTGAATCTGCGTTTGTAAGCCACCCTGCAGTCGCAGAAGCAGCAGTAATTGGTAAATCAGATCCAATTAAAGGAGAAGTTATTAAAGCATTTGTAATTTTAAGAGAAGGTTATAACCTTAATACAAAGTTAATAGAAGAACTTAAAAAACATGTAAGATACGAATTAGGACCAGTTGCAGTTTTAGGCCAAATAACTCAGGTTGATTCACTTCCCAAAACCAGAAGTGGAAAAATAATGAGGAGAGTTTTAAGAGCGAGAGAGAGAGGAGAAGATATAGGAGATACATCAACACTTGAAGAATAAATGTGATAGAAAGAAGGGATTCAAATGGTTGAAGATATAATGTCCAATGTGCAGATAAAGGATACAACTGCAAATCCTGCACCTCTTGGACTTTTAGGATTTGGATTAACAACTGTCCTTTTAAATATCCATAATGCAGGATTTTATGATCTAAACAGTATGATACTGGCTATGGGGATAGCCTATGGGGGAATAGCACAGATAATTGCAGGTGCAATGGAATATAAGAAGGGAAATACATTTGCAACTGTCGCATTCAGCTCATATGGGTTGTTCTGGTGGTCACTTGTGCTCCTGCTTGTCTTACCAAAGATGAATCTAGCAACCGCAGCGGATCCCATATCCTTAGGAGCTTATCTTTTTATGTGGGGGCTCTTTACTTTAGTAATGTTCTTTGGAACTTTAAAATTAACTCGAGGACTACAGGTTATATTCTTAAGTCTTGCAATACTGTTTTTCCTCTTATCTTTAGGAGAATTTACAGGTAACGGATTGATAACAGTGATTGCAGGATATGAGGGGATATTTACTGGAGCAAGCGCAATTTATGTAGGTCTTGCAGAGGTGATTAATGAGGTTTATGACAGAAATGTTTTACCAGTTTAGCGGAGATCTTAGAATTATTTTTATTCTTTTTTAATGATTTTAAAGAACTTAACAATCTTAAATATATTCTGAAATGCAAAAGAAAATTATCTCATGATTTTACTGCAGATTATTAATCTGTATCCAGTGAAGATAGTATTTACTCTCTTTTTTTTTAAATTGAGTCTCATTTAAAACTAAAAGTAATTTTTA is a window from the Methanobacterium sp. genome containing:
- a CDS encoding acetate uptake transporter → MVEDIMSNVQIKDTTANPAPLGLLGFGLTTVLLNIHNAGFYDLNSMILAMGIAYGGIAQIIAGAMEYKKGNTFATVAFSSYGLFWWSLVLLLVLPKMNLATAADPISLGAYLFMWGLFTLVMFFGTLKLTRGLQVIFLSLAILFFLLSLGEFTGNGLITVIAGYEGIFTGASAIYVGLAEVINEVYDRNVLPV